A stretch of the Bacteroidota bacterium genome encodes the following:
- a CDS encoding OsmC family protein gives MKIFFPGNKKVFADFNGFTIKTDQSRQGGGDAEYPEPFTLFLASLGTCAGIFTKAFCDQRGIPADDITLDQEQSYNPVKRLIDKINITINVPSSFPEKYDNALIQTASLCSVKKHLKDEIEVSVTINRKK, from the coding sequence ATGAAGATCTTTTTTCCGGGCAATAAAAAGGTTTTTGCCGATTTCAACGGATTTACCATCAAGACAGACCAGTCGCGGCAGGGCGGCGGTGACGCCGAATATCCGGAGCCGTTCACTCTCTTCCTTGCTTCCCTGGGTACCTGTGCCGGGATCTTTACCAAGGCCTTTTGCGACCAGCGGGGAATACCTGCCGATGATATCACCCTCGACCAGGAGCAATCGTACAATCCTGTTAAAAGACTGATCGACAAGATCAATATTACCATTAACGTACCTTCTTCGTTTCCTGAAAAGTACGACAATGCACTTATTCAGACAGCCTCTCTTTGCTCGGTTAAAAAGCATTTAAAGGATGAAATTGAAGTGAGCGTGACGATAAACCGAAAGAAATAG
- a CDS encoding T9SS type A sorting domain-containing protein → MAIYRFIIIVTISIFLQNPGFCQNKWIQSYLGNKSVFGEDFEESYDKGYLLAGYYVTATFPNFSWIIKTDINGEMLWNKTFGETNSFIALADIDINNFGEIFCVGFTTYYDPFQDPIIIKINPCGEKQWCIVYHTPGDMDYAYNVLALEDGSVVTILKYTGYFPPGNDRICLAKFDSQGDMIWKECYNSPDTSMINEDARSFILTNDSGYLITGSCDYEDPLNPGLYWAKPYFIKTDSNGVFQWERVAFKNVGGESGGFAWTTTLNDRNDYYYSSISHHSSITGNYSPALMKMNLDGYIIDTYDLVYGYKHGGLGYSTFLNDSVLAGSAGWGNTEDDIVNHAVLFDTVGNIINYTDLVNDIYGSILQKSFDQKLLYMYSTYQSNQFDVYLRKLNQNLEDDSIYTFPFKYDSLCPYPIASDTIVPDDCSLIVGTTEWPDINTKTNTTDALEVFPNPAYEEIHCKYRILERSGNPDLSGQNTELTISLYDIWGRLIESVKIPSGQSQIRIDVSDYTPGVYFVVLKSDGEAIGREKVVIY, encoded by the coding sequence ATGGCCATATATAGATTTATAATTATTGTAACTATTAGTATATTTTTGCAAAACCCTGGATTTTGTCAAAATAAATGGATTCAATCATACCTGGGTAACAAATCCGTATTTGGAGAAGACTTTGAGGAATCATATGATAAAGGCTATCTTTTAGCCGGTTACTATGTTACGGCAACTTTTCCCAATTTTTCCTGGATAATTAAAACGGATATTAATGGGGAAATGCTTTGGAACAAGACTTTTGGAGAAACTAATTCATTTATTGCATTAGCAGATATTGATATTAACAATTTCGGTGAAATTTTTTGTGTGGGATTTACTACTTATTACGATCCGTTTCAAGATCCGATTATTATTAAAATTAATCCTTGTGGTGAAAAGCAATGGTGCATAGTTTATCACACACCTGGTGATATGGATTATGCTTATAATGTTTTAGCCTTAGAAGATGGAAGTGTTGTTACAATTCTAAAGTACACAGGCTATTTTCCACCTGGAAATGATAGAATTTGTCTCGCAAAATTTGATTCCCAGGGCGATATGATCTGGAAAGAATGTTACAATAGTCCAGATACATCTATGATAAATGAAGATGCACGCTCCTTTATTTTAACAAATGATAGTGGCTATTTAATAACTGGAAGTTGTGATTATGAAGATCCATTAAATCCAGGATTATATTGGGCGAAGCCATATTTCATTAAAACAGATTCAAATGGTGTTTTCCAGTGGGAAAGAGTTGCATTTAAGAATGTTGGTGGAGAATCCGGTGGATTTGCCTGGACCACAACACTTAATGATAGAAATGACTATTATTATTCTTCAATTAGCCATCATTCATCCATTACAGGGAATTATTCGCCCGCTTTAATGAAAATGAATTTAGATGGATACATTATCGACACTTATGATTTAGTATATGGATATAAACATGGGGGATTAGGGTATTCGACATTTTTAAATGATTCTGTTCTAGCAGGAAGTGCCGGTTGGGGAAATACTGAGGATGACATCGTAAACCATGCTGTTTTATTTGATACCGTTGGGAATATAATTAATTATACTGATTTGGTGAATGATATTTATGGAAGCATCCTTCAAAAATCATTTGATCAAAAGCTTTTATATATGTATAGCACATATCAGTCCAACCAATTCGACGTTTATCTGCGCAAGCTCAACCAAAACCTGGAAGACGACAGTATTTATACTTTTCCCTTTAAATACGATTCCCTTTGCCCATACCCCATCGCATCCGACACCATTGTCCCGGATGACTGCAGCCTCATCGTAGGCACCACAGAATGGCCAGACATAAACACAAAAACCAATACCACCGATGCCCTGGAGGTTTTCCCGAACCCGGCGTATGAAGAAATACATTGTAAATACAGAATATTGGAACGAAGTGGAAATCCCGACTTGTCGGGACAGAATACAGAATTGACAATTAGCCTGTATGACATCTGGGGAAGACTTATTGAATCGGTAAAAATTCCTTCCGGGCAATCGCAGATACGCATCGATGTTTCGGATTATACGCCCGGGGTGTATTTCGTGGTGCTGAAATCAGATGGAGAGGCGATTGGGAGAGAAAAGGTTGTTATCTATTGA